In the genome of Pseudomonas protegens, one region contains:
- a CDS encoding Ldh family oxidoreductase, translated as MSHATLAQADVEYLDLPALTDLLQRIFLRHGTSAEVARVLADNCARAERDGSHSHGVFRIPGYLSSLASGWVNGQALPQVEDVAPGVVAVDAAGGFAQPALAAARELLLSKARSAGIAVLAIRNSHHFAALWPDVEPFAEEGLVALSLVNSMTCVVPHGAQRPLFGTNPIAFAAPREGAEPIVFDLATSAIAHGDVQIAKRQGQQLPPGMGVDRDGQPTCDPAAILDGGALLPFGGHKGSALSMMVELLAAALTGGNFSFEFDWSQHPGAQTPWTGQLLIVIDPNHLGGGRFAQRSGELVRQMQAVGLERMPGDRRYRTRAKSLEHGIPLAVAELARLRALAAEA; from the coding sequence ATGTCCCACGCGACCCTGGCGCAGGCTGATGTCGAGTACCTCGACCTGCCGGCCTTGACCGACTTGCTGCAACGCATTTTTCTTCGCCACGGCACCTCTGCCGAGGTGGCCCGGGTGCTGGCAGACAACTGCGCCCGCGCCGAGCGCGACGGTTCCCACAGCCACGGGGTGTTCCGCATTCCCGGTTACTTGTCGTCCCTGGCCAGTGGCTGGGTGAATGGGCAGGCGCTGCCGCAAGTGGAGGATGTGGCCCCCGGCGTGGTGGCGGTGGACGCCGCCGGCGGCTTCGCCCAGCCGGCCCTGGCGGCGGCCCGCGAGCTGCTGTTGAGCAAGGCCCGCAGCGCCGGGATCGCGGTGTTGGCGATTCGCAATTCCCATCACTTCGCCGCGCTGTGGCCGGATGTCGAGCCCTTCGCCGAAGAAGGCCTGGTGGCCTTGAGCCTGGTCAACAGCATGACCTGCGTGGTGCCCCACGGCGCCCAGCGCCCGCTGTTCGGCACCAACCCGATTGCCTTTGCCGCCCCCCGCGAGGGCGCCGAGCCGATTGTCTTCGACCTGGCCACCAGCGCCATTGCCCACGGCGATGTGCAGATCGCCAAGCGCCAGGGCCAGCAGTTGCCACCGGGCATGGGGGTGGATCGCGACGGCCAGCCCACTTGCGACCCGGCAGCGATTCTCGACGGCGGCGCCTTGCTGCCCTTTGGCGGGCACAAGGGCTCGGCATTGTCGATGATGGTGGAGCTGCTGGCGGCGGCGCTGACCGGCGGCAACTTCTCCTTCGAGTTCGACTGGTCGCAACACCCGGGGGCGCAAACGCCCTGGACCGGGCAACTGCTGATCGTCATCGACCCCAACCACCTGGGTGGTGGGCGTTTTGCCCAGCGCAGCGGCGAGCTGGTGCGGCAGATGCAGGCCGTGGGCCTGGAGCGCATGCCCGGCGACCGGCGCTACCGCACCCGGGCCAAATCGCTGGAGCACGGCATTCCCCTGGCCGTTGCCGAACTGGCGCGACTGCGCGCTTTGGCGGCCGAGGCTTAA
- a CDS encoding transporter substrate-binding domain-containing protein, whose protein sequence is MNNVLRFAGACALVIAASTAQAETLKIATEGAYPPFNYVDSNNQLHGFDVDIANALCERMKVECQIVAQDWEGIIPALLAKKYDAVVASMIATDERKKKIAFSNHYYRTPLSVAVPKDSDITDAQTNFKGRTVGAQASSTQAIYAEDHYGPAGADVKFYPTLDEANSDLAAGRVDGVIADKFPLLAWAESTGKDCCKIIGDVNGTTADASIAVRKEDNALRERLNKALDEIVADGTYKKISSRYFAFDIY, encoded by the coding sequence ATGAACAACGTCCTCCGCTTCGCCGGCGCTTGCGCCCTGGTCATCGCCGCCTCCACGGCCCAGGCCGAAACCTTGAAGATCGCCACCGAAGGCGCCTACCCGCCCTTCAACTACGTGGACTCCAACAACCAGCTGCACGGCTTTGACGTGGACATCGCCAACGCCCTGTGCGAGCGCATGAAGGTTGAATGCCAGATCGTTGCCCAGGACTGGGAAGGCATCATCCCGGCGCTGCTGGCGAAGAAATACGACGCCGTGGTGGCCTCGATGATCGCCACCGACGAGCGCAAGAAGAAGATCGCCTTCAGCAACCACTACTACCGCACCCCGCTGTCGGTGGCGGTGCCCAAGGACTCGGACATCACCGACGCCCAGACCAACTTCAAGGGCCGCACCGTGGGCGCCCAGGCCTCCTCGACCCAGGCCATCTACGCCGAGGACCACTACGGCCCGGCCGGTGCCGACGTGAAGTTCTACCCGACCCTGGACGAAGCCAACAGCGACCTGGCGGCCGGGCGCGTGGACGGGGTGATCGCCGACAAGTTCCCGCTGCTGGCCTGGGCTGAAAGCACCGGCAAGGATTGCTGCAAGATTATCGGCGACGTCAACGGCACCACCGCTGACGCTTCCATCGCCGTGCGCAAGGAAGACAACGCCCTGCGCGAGCGCCTGAACAAGGCCCTGGACGAGATCGTTGCCGACGGCACCTACAAGAAAATCTCCAGCCGCTACTTCGCCTTCGACATCTACTGA
- a CDS encoding ABC transporter permease: MFEQLSLLSFASGGWGSALLAGALVTIALALACVPIGLPLGLAVALAARSKNRWARAWATTFSTVFRGLPELLTLLIIYYGCQIAAQKILGALGYPGEVAINTFVAAMIAFSLVFAAFSSEIWLAAFKTLPKGQYEAARALSLSRRTTFTRVLLPQLTRIALPGLSNNWLSLLKDTSLVSTISLVDLMRQTNLAVSVTKEPMLFYSVACFGYLFFSALSGHLFSFLERRFNRAQRSLQP; encoded by the coding sequence ATGTTCGAACAGCTGTCACTCCTGTCCTTTGCCAGCGGCGGCTGGGGCTCGGCCTTGCTCGCCGGGGCCCTGGTGACCATCGCCCTGGCGCTGGCCTGCGTGCCCATCGGCCTGCCCCTGGGCCTCGCCGTAGCCCTGGCCGCGCGCTCGAAAAACCGCTGGGCGCGGGCCTGGGCCACGACCTTTTCCACGGTGTTTCGCGGCCTGCCGGAGCTGTTGACCCTGCTGATCATCTACTACGGCTGCCAGATTGCCGCGCAGAAGATCCTCGGCGCCCTGGGCTACCCCGGTGAAGTGGCGATCAACACCTTCGTCGCCGCGATGATCGCCTTCAGCCTGGTGTTCGCCGCCTTCTCCAGCGAGATCTGGCTGGCCGCGTTCAAGACCCTGCCCAAGGGCCAATATGAAGCCGCCCGCGCCCTGAGCCTGTCGCGCCGCACCACCTTCACCCGGGTGCTGCTGCCGCAACTGACCCGCATCGCCCTGCCGGGGCTTTCCAACAACTGGCTGTCGCTGCTCAAGGACACCTCCCTGGTCTCGACCATTTCCCTGGTGGACCTGATGCGCCAGACCAACCTCGCGGTCAGCGTGACCAAGGAACCCATGCTGTTCTACAGCGTGGCGTGCTTTGGCTACCTGTTCTTCTCGGCGCTGTCGGGGCACCTGTTCAGCTTTCTTGAACGGCGCTTCAACCGTGCGCAACGGAGCCTGCAACCATGA
- a CDS encoding response regulator transcription factor has product MYKILIADDHPLFREAIHNVISDGFPGSEVMETADLDSALALTQEHDDLDLILLDLNMPGMHGLNGLITLRNEAPTIPVVIVSAEQDKQIVLQAITYGAVGFITKSSARSQMTEAIEQILNGNVYLPPDIIRTQKSQPGRRSSETPSFPPELLQALTRKQLLVLERMTKGESNKQIAYTLDIAETTVKAHVSAILRKLNVHNRVQAILSAGDIDFGAYLRR; this is encoded by the coding sequence ATGTATAAAATTCTGATAGCCGACGATCACCCACTGTTTCGCGAAGCCATCCACAACGTCATCAGCGACGGATTTCCCGGCAGCGAGGTGATGGAAACCGCCGACCTGGACAGCGCCCTGGCCCTGACCCAGGAGCACGACGACCTGGACCTGATCCTGCTCGACCTGAACATGCCCGGCATGCACGGCCTCAACGGCCTGATCACCCTGCGCAACGAAGCGCCGACCATCCCCGTGGTGATCGTCTCCGCCGAGCAGGACAAACAGATCGTGCTCCAGGCCATCACCTACGGCGCCGTCGGCTTCATCACCAAATCCTCGGCGCGCTCGCAGATGACCGAGGCCATCGAACAGATCCTCAACGGCAACGTGTACCTGCCGCCGGACATCATCCGCACCCAGAAAAGCCAACCGGGGCGGCGCAGCAGCGAGACCCCGAGCTTCCCCCCGGAACTGCTGCAGGCCCTGACCCGCAAACAGCTCTTGGTGCTGGAACGCATGACCAAGGGCGAATCCAACAAGCAGATCGCCTACACCCTGGACATTGCCGAAACCACGGTAAAGGCCCACGTCTCGGCGATTTTGCGCAAGCTCAACGTGCACAACCGGGTGCAAGCGATCCTGAGTGCCGGGGACATCGATTTCGGCGCCTACCTGCGGAGGTGA
- the nahK gene encoding hybrid sensor histidine kinase/response regulator NahK/ErcS' → MACTSTRPSPGSPLPAVELRPAAELQAQLDCLQSENRKLRRINEALIERVESGITRGNDPYAAFQHSVVLAEQVRERTDALNQAMAELKAGNHLLSEARLRAETAHQHLIDAIESISDAFVLFDQEQRIVLFNSRFRAFWSHSRVRIMAGMRLSEVRRLMTSTGLFSEEPRSAGDEQLLYRLHNGRWLQVSERPTREGGRVILFTDITEVKHSETLRREQAVAQKSHLLQRAVDNLSQGVAMVSAEGVLELWNRRFLELSGLAPVAAHRLFAEVIGDSELRLLSPDSRDANGRPIHECEQRLSDGRVLEIRTHPLPTGGFVNTFTDITERYQHAEALSESERWIRLITDHVPALIAYLNADLVYEFTNKVYEEWYCWPRGVMLGQSLREAHSEQHYRRLESYVERALAGESVTFEFAETNVNNQERYMLRSYVPNRLANGEVVGIFVLIRDITERRRTAEALHQAYQNLELRVRERTAELTTLNQQLLREIEERSRVESRLREAKAEAERANLSKTKFLAAVSHDLLQPLNAARLFTSALLERRDPQASSALVRNVSNSLEDVENLLGTLVDISKLDAGVIKADIAPFALSELLENLAAEYAQVARSEGLELHFVACSALVRSDIQLLARILRNLLSNAIRYTRQGRVVLGCRRQGHWLSIEVWDSGMGIAAERLEEIFQEFKRGEEQRPDQDRGLGLGLAIVEKIAGILGHRIGVRSWPGRGSVFSVQVPLSASAPLPAPRLELGDALLERLQGARIWVLDNDAAICAGMRTLLEGWGCQVITALSEEDLARQVDDYRAEADLLIADYHLDQQQNGIDAVARINARRALAIPAMMITANYSNELKQQLRELGHTLMHKPVRPMKLKTAISHLLSGKLQAASFKL, encoded by the coding sequence ATGGCATGCACATCAACCAGACCTTCACCGGGGTCGCCATTGCCCGCAGTCGAACTCCGGCCCGCCGCTGAGCTGCAAGCGCAGCTCGACTGCCTGCAGAGCGAGAACCGCAAGCTGCGGCGGATCAACGAGGCGCTGATCGAACGGGTCGAATCCGGCATCACCCGCGGCAACGACCCCTATGCGGCGTTCCAGCATTCGGTGGTGCTGGCCGAGCAGGTGCGCGAACGCACCGACGCCCTGAACCAGGCCATGGCCGAGCTCAAGGCCGGCAACCATTTGCTCAGCGAAGCGCGGCTGCGGGCCGAGACGGCGCACCAGCACCTGATCGACGCCATCGAGAGCATCTCCGACGCCTTCGTGCTGTTCGACCAGGAGCAGCGCATCGTCCTGTTCAACAGCCGCTTCCGCGCCTTCTGGAGCCACAGCCGGGTGCGGATCATGGCCGGCATGCGCCTCTCGGAAGTGCGCCGGCTGATGACCAGCACCGGGCTGTTCAGCGAAGAACCGCGCAGCGCCGGCGACGAACAACTGCTGTATCGCCTGCACAACGGCCGTTGGCTGCAGGTCAGCGAGCGGCCGACCCGGGAAGGCGGGCGGGTGATCCTGTTCACCGACATCACCGAGGTCAAGCACAGCGAAACCCTGCGCCGGGAGCAGGCGGTGGCGCAAAAGTCCCACCTGCTGCAACGGGCGGTGGACAACCTGTCCCAGGGCGTGGCCATGGTCAGCGCCGAGGGCGTGCTGGAGTTGTGGAACCGGCGCTTCCTCGAACTCAGCGGGTTGGCCCCGGTGGCCGCGCACCGCTTGTTTGCCGAGGTCATCGGCGACAGCGAACTGCGCCTGCTGAGCCCCGACAGCCGCGACGCCAACGGCCGGCCGATCCACGAATGCGAGCAGCGCCTGAGTGATGGCCGGGTGCTGGAGATCCGCACCCATCCGCTGCCCACCGGCGGTTTCGTCAACACCTTCACCGACATCACCGAGCGCTACCAGCACGCCGAGGCCCTGAGCGAAAGCGAGCGCTGGATTCGCCTGATCACCGACCATGTACCGGCGCTGATTGCCTACCTGAATGCCGACCTGGTGTACGAGTTCACCAACAAGGTCTACGAGGAATGGTACTGCTGGCCGCGGGGCGTGATGCTCGGCCAGAGCCTGCGCGAGGCGCACAGCGAACAGCACTACCGGCGCCTGGAAAGCTATGTGGAACGGGCCCTGGCCGGGGAAAGCGTGACCTTCGAATTCGCCGAAACCAACGTCAACAACCAGGAGCGCTACATGCTGCGTTCCTACGTGCCCAACCGCCTGGCCAATGGCGAAGTGGTGGGGATCTTCGTGCTGATCCGCGACATCACCGAGCGCCGGCGCACCGCCGAGGCGCTGCATCAGGCCTACCAGAACCTGGAGCTGCGGGTGCGCGAACGCACCGCCGAGCTGACCACCCTAAACCAGCAACTGCTGCGCGAGATCGAAGAGCGCAGCCGGGTGGAATCGCGGCTGCGCGAGGCCAAGGCCGAGGCCGAACGGGCCAACCTGTCGAAGACCAAGTTCCTTGCCGCGGTCAGCCATGACCTGCTGCAACCCTTGAACGCCGCGCGGCTGTTCACCAGCGCCTTGCTGGAGCGTCGCGATCCCCAGGCCAGCAGCGCCCTGGTGCGCAACGTCAGCAACTCCCTGGAAGACGTGGAAAACCTGCTGGGCACCCTGGTGGACATTTCCAAGCTCGATGCCGGGGTGATCAAGGCCGATATCGCGCCCTTTGCCTTGAGCGAACTGCTGGAAAACCTCGCCGCCGAGTACGCCCAGGTGGCCCGCAGCGAGGGCCTGGAATTGCACTTCGTGGCCTGCTCGGCGCTGGTGCGCAGCGACATCCAGCTGCTGGCGCGGATTCTGCGCAACCTGTTGAGCAACGCCATCCGCTACACCCGCCAGGGCCGCGTGGTGCTGGGCTGCCGGCGCCAGGGGCACTGGCTGTCGATCGAAGTCTGGGACAGCGGCATGGGCATCGCCGCCGAACGCCTGGAAGAAATCTTCCAGGAGTTCAAGCGCGGCGAAGAACAGCGCCCCGACCAGGACCGCGGCCTGGGCCTGGGGCTGGCCATTGTCGAGAAGATTGCCGGGATACTCGGGCACCGCATCGGCGTGCGCTCCTGGCCCGGGCGCGGTTCGGTGTTCAGCGTGCAAGTGCCGCTCAGCGCCAGCGCGCCCTTGCCAGCGCCGCGCCTGGAGCTGGGCGATGCCCTGCTGGAACGTTTGCAGGGCGCGCGGATCTGGGTGCTAGATAACGACGCGGCGATCTGCGCCGGCATGCGCACCTTGCTTGAAGGCTGGGGCTGCCAGGTGATCACCGCCTTGTCCGAAGAAGACCTGGCGCGCCAGGTCGACGACTACCGCGCCGAGGCCGACCTGCTGATTGCCGACTACCACCTCGACCAGCAACAGAACGGCATCGATGCGGTAGCGCGAATCAACGCCCGGCGCGCCCTGGCGATCCCGGCGATGATGATCACCGCCAACTACAGCAACGAGCTCAAACAGCAACTGCGCGAACTGGGCCACACCCTGATGCACAAACCGGTGCGCCCGATGAAACTCAAGACCGCCATCAGCCACTTGCTGAGCGGCAAGCTTCAAGCGGCGAGCTTCAAGCTGTAA
- a CDS encoding PQQ-dependent catabolism-associated CXXCW motif protein, with product MPRALQTLALLSLSLTLGMAQAETPLFSADGYRTSLYRSPTPTQVEAAQIIDTQGLQALLQTQPKPLLIDVYRRQWLQGRFIDSEPHANLPGSHWLANTGDGELSPEWQHHFSRYLQQLSAGNRQQPLVFYCRADCWLSWNAVKRAAALGYTSLYWYRDGLDAWEAAGLPVVAAQPEAFP from the coding sequence ATGCCCCGTGCCCTGCAGACCCTGGCCCTGCTGTCCCTGAGCCTGACCCTGGGAATGGCCCAAGCCGAGACTCCGCTGTTTTCCGCCGACGGCTATCGCACCAGCCTCTACCGCAGCCCGACGCCCACGCAGGTAGAGGCCGCGCAGATCATCGACACCCAAGGCTTGCAGGCCCTGCTCCAGACGCAACCCAAACCCCTGCTGATCGACGTCTATCGCCGGCAATGGCTGCAAGGCCGCTTCATCGACAGCGAGCCCCACGCCAACCTGCCCGGCAGCCACTGGCTGGCCAACACCGGCGACGGCGAACTGAGCCCCGAGTGGCAGCACCACTTCAGCCGCTACCTGCAACAGCTCAGCGCTGGCAACCGGCAACAACCGCTGGTGTTTTATTGCCGCGCCGATTGCTGGCTGAGCTGGAACGCGGTAAAACGCGCCGCAGCCCTGGGCTATACCTCCCTCTACTGGTATCGCGACGGCCTGGACGCCTGGGAGGCCGCCGGGTTGCCCGTGGTGGCGGCCCAGCCGGAAGCCTTTCCCTGA
- the nosP gene encoding nitric oxide-sensing protein NosP, protein MQQAQSEGVVSAMSQAVDPQQVAQDLASQLLHPHLGFVLFFCSAEYPLQTLGPALQQSFGGIPLVGCTSAGEITPQGYGRNCVTAIGFDHRHFSIAAELIDQMEHFSLIDAQQMVERLVGRCRSNTLAPIKGNSFALTLLDGLSSREEMVLAALSAALGDIPHFGGSAGDDNYLTHTHVYYGGEFHSGAAVVVLVNTWLDFEVFTTHHIQPREEKLVVTGADSTLRRVYELNAEPAAEEYARLIGVPLAQLDHRVFAAHPLAVRINQHYYVRAVQQVHPDLSLSFYCAVENGIVLTAMTPGPLLPNLQQLFDGLQQRLGGLLLTIGCDCFLRRLELEGQGSLEQIGAFLREQRVMGFNTYGEQFNGMHINQTFTGVAIARSRTPARR, encoded by the coding sequence ATGCAGCAAGCCCAGAGCGAGGGCGTGGTCAGTGCCATGTCCCAGGCCGTCGATCCGCAGCAGGTGGCCCAGGACCTGGCCAGCCAGTTGCTGCATCCGCACCTGGGCTTCGTGCTGTTCTTCTGTTCCGCCGAATACCCCCTGCAAACCCTCGGCCCGGCCCTGCAGCAGAGCTTCGGCGGCATCCCCCTGGTGGGCTGCACCAGCGCCGGGGAAATCACCCCGCAGGGCTACGGGCGCAATTGCGTGACCGCCATCGGCTTCGACCATCGGCACTTTTCCATCGCCGCCGAACTGATCGACCAGATGGAGCACTTCAGCCTGATCGACGCCCAGCAGATGGTCGAACGCCTGGTGGGCCGCTGCCGCAGCAACACCCTGGCGCCGATCAAGGGCAACAGCTTCGCCCTGACTTTGCTGGACGGCCTGTCGAGCCGTGAGGAGATGGTGCTGGCGGCCCTCAGCGCGGCCCTGGGGGACATTCCGCATTTCGGCGGTTCGGCTGGCGATGACAACTACCTGACCCACACCCACGTGTATTACGGCGGCGAGTTCCACAGCGGCGCGGCGGTGGTGGTGCTGGTCAACACCTGGCTGGATTTCGAGGTGTTCACCACCCACCACATCCAGCCCCGGGAAGAAAAACTGGTGGTCACCGGCGCCGACAGTACCTTGCGCCGGGTCTATGAACTGAACGCCGAGCCCGCCGCCGAGGAGTACGCGCGGCTGATCGGCGTGCCCCTGGCGCAGCTCGACCATCGGGTGTTCGCCGCCCACCCCCTGGCGGTGCGCATCAACCAGCACTATTACGTGCGCGCGGTGCAGCAGGTGCACCCGGACCTGAGCCTGAGTTTCTACTGCGCGGTGGAAAACGGCATCGTCCTCACCGCCATGACCCCCGGCCCCTTACTGCCCAACCTGCAACAGCTGTTCGACGGCTTGCAGCAGCGCCTCGGCGGGTTGTTGCTGACCATTGGCTGCGACTGCTTTTTGCGCCGCCTGGAGTTGGAGGGGCAGGGCAGCCTGGAGCAGATCGGGGCCTTTTTGCGGGAACAACGGGTGATGGGTTTCAACACCTACGGAGAACAGTTCAATGGCATGCACATCAACCAGACCTTCACCGGGGTCGCCATTGCCCGCAGTCGAACTCCGGCCCGCCGCTGA
- a CDS encoding porin — translation MHNNKNCQYPLIPALLVGLSTLGLGTVAEAEIMLYDKDQTTFSTDGYINAFYVNSQVDRAGDQYDRRQARVKMGFLPNYLGFNMGKQVDDLKLGARASFWVTINDSETNGTDTAIDVRQFYGTVANPEWGEVLIGKDFGLFARSNILLDEMLAGYGQVSDSLGLVDGGGVSFGNIGSGYPYPFPSSQITYRSPVMDGLRVAVGILDPVDTNDSSALGKAYQKNPRTESEITYQFDLGGAKFYSWLNGSYQTSDNTDPNVQSVTSKGLGYGLQAKMGGLSLTGSGFQAKGINPFFTNNAGEATLRNVDSKGYLLQGSYKLGKNRLALSYGKTKDDGNGVVGSGADYQTRGVALFHDINDNLKLVAEYNQFEIDGHHTNAQNENTDTFAVGAVLTW, via the coding sequence ATGCATAACAATAAGAACTGCCAGTACCCTCTGATTCCGGCCCTGCTCGTCGGCCTGTCGACCCTTGGCCTGGGCACTGTCGCCGAAGCCGAGATCATGCTGTACGACAAGGACCAGACCACCTTTTCCACCGACGGCTACATCAATGCCTTCTACGTCAACAGCCAGGTCGACCGCGCCGGCGACCAGTACGACCGCCGTCAGGCGCGGGTGAAGATGGGCTTTCTGCCCAACTACCTGGGCTTCAACATGGGCAAGCAGGTGGACGACCTCAAGCTCGGCGCCCGGGCCTCGTTCTGGGTGACCATCAACGACAGCGAAACCAACGGCACCGACACCGCCATCGACGTGCGCCAGTTCTACGGCACCGTGGCCAACCCGGAGTGGGGCGAGGTGCTGATCGGCAAGGACTTCGGTCTGTTCGCCCGTTCCAACATCCTGCTCGATGAAATGCTTGCCGGGTACGGCCAGGTCAGCGACAGCCTGGGGCTGGTGGACGGCGGCGGGGTGTCGTTCGGCAACATCGGCAGCGGTTATCCCTATCCCTTTCCCTCGTCGCAGATCACTTATCGCAGCCCGGTGATGGACGGCCTGAGGGTGGCGGTGGGCATCCTCGACCCGGTGGACACCAACGACAGCAGCGCCCTAGGCAAGGCCTACCAGAAGAACCCGCGCACCGAGAGCGAGATCACCTACCAGTTCGACCTGGGCGGGGCCAAGTTCTACAGCTGGCTCAACGGCAGCTACCAGACCTCCGACAACACCGACCCCAACGTGCAGTCGGTGACCTCCAAGGGCCTGGGCTATGGCCTGCAGGCGAAGATGGGCGGCCTGTCCCTGACCGGTTCCGGGTTCCAGGCCAAGGGCATCAACCCGTTCTTCACCAACAATGCCGGCGAGGCCACCCTGCGCAATGTCGACAGCAAGGGCTACCTGCTGCAGGGCTCTTACAAGCTCGGCAAGAACCGCCTGGCGCTGTCCTACGGCAAGACAAAGGACGATGGCAACGGCGTGGTCGGCAGCGGCGCCGACTACCAGACCCGGGGCGTAGCGCTGTTCCACGACATCAACGACAACCTCAAGCTGGTGGCCGAATACAACCAGTTCGAGATCGACGGCCACCACACCAATGCGCAGAACGAAAACACCGACACCTTCGCCGTGGGTGCGGTGCTCACCTGGTAA
- a CDS encoding MurR/RpiR family transcriptional regulator, with amino-acid sequence MSQPIKQRLESSLSSATASGRAIASYMLANLYELPFQTAADIAEKLGVSESSVGRFCRAIGYSHFKDLKNDLKNDLGEGPWLVGDRLQEFRQQPNPAAQGLPRSFELEVAALVKVYEYSLTPAWQTVVQRLASRRRVYVAGFQTERGIAASMVHLLQYLRDGVHLVDGAAGHFADVLLSPAEDCALVVFEARRYSRHALTLCHKAREAGIPVTLVTDTFCDWAEQNADEVFRVPTEFNLFWESTAAMLSLVHLLVNEVCKHLGPEVEKRLEATAALHNEFVGYTSSARPKQ; translated from the coding sequence ATGAGCCAACCCATCAAGCAACGCCTTGAAAGCAGCCTGTCCAGCGCCACCGCGTCGGGCCGGGCGATTGCCAGCTACATGCTGGCCAACCTCTATGAACTGCCCTTCCAGACCGCCGCCGACATCGCCGAAAAACTCGGCGTCAGCGAATCCAGCGTCGGGCGTTTCTGCCGCGCCATCGGCTACAGCCATTTCAAGGACCTGAAAAACGACCTGAAGAACGACCTCGGCGAAGGCCCGTGGCTAGTGGGCGACCGCTTGCAGGAATTTCGCCAGCAGCCCAACCCGGCGGCCCAGGGCCTGCCCCGCAGCTTCGAGCTGGAAGTGGCGGCGCTGGTCAAGGTCTACGAATACAGCCTGACCCCGGCCTGGCAGACCGTGGTCCAGCGCCTGGCCAGCCGGCGCCGGGTGTACGTGGCGGGGTTCCAGACCGAGCGCGGCATCGCTGCCTCCATGGTCCACCTGCTGCAATACCTGCGCGACGGCGTGCACCTGGTGGACGGCGCCGCCGGGCATTTCGCCGACGTGCTGCTGAGCCCCGCCGAAGACTGCGCCCTAGTGGTGTTCGAGGCCCGGCGCTATTCGCGCCACGCCCTGACCCTGTGCCACAAGGCCCGCGAGGCGGGGATTCCGGTGACCCTGGTCACCGACACTTTCTGCGACTGGGCCGAGCAGAACGCCGACGAGGTGTTCCGCGTGCCCACTGAATTCAACCTGTTCTGGGAGTCCACCGCGGCCATGCTGTCGCTGGTGCACCTGTTGGTCAACGAGGTGTGCAAACACCTGGGACCCGAGGTGGAAAAACGCCTGGAAGCCACCGCTGCCCTGCATAACGAGTTTGTTGGTTACACATCGTCCGCCCGACCAAAACAATAA
- a CDS encoding ABC transporter permease, which produces MSLDDLLNLFLNQELLERYGPRFIDGLLVTAKLVAISFSLGAVLGLLIALGRLSSNQFLRRFTGAYVYFFRGSPLLAQLFMLYYGLGSFKGFWQDVGLWWFFRDAWFCTLLAFTLNTAAYQAEILRGSLLAVAQGQREACKALSLSRWTAFRKVILPQSLLIAIGPLGNELILMIKASAIASLVTIYDLMGVTKLAFSRSFDFQIYLWAAVLYLLIVEVVRRSLKYLEGRLGRHLN; this is translated from the coding sequence ATGAGCCTGGATGACCTGCTGAACCTGTTCCTCAACCAGGAACTGCTGGAACGCTACGGCCCGCGCTTTATCGACGGCCTGCTGGTGACCGCCAAGCTGGTGGCGATTTCCTTCAGCCTGGGCGCCGTGCTCGGCCTGCTGATCGCCCTCGGGCGGCTGTCCAGCAATCAGTTCCTGCGGCGTTTTACCGGGGCCTACGTGTACTTCTTCCGCGGCTCGCCGCTGCTGGCCCAGCTGTTCATGCTGTATTACGGCCTGGGTTCGTTCAAAGGCTTCTGGCAGGACGTGGGCCTGTGGTGGTTCTTCCGCGATGCGTGGTTCTGCACCCTGCTGGCCTTCACCCTGAACACCGCCGCCTACCAGGCGGAGATCCTGCGCGGCAGCCTGCTGGCCGTGGCCCAGGGCCAGCGCGAAGCCTGCAAGGCCCTGAGCCTGTCGCGCTGGACCGCGTTTCGCAAAGTGATACTGCCGCAGTCGCTGCTGATCGCCATCGGGCCGCTGGGCAACGAGCTGATTTTGATGATCAAGGCCAGCGCCATCGCCTCCCTGGTGACCATTTACGACCTGATGGGGGTGACCAAGCTGGCCTTCTCCCGCAGCTTCGATTTCCAGATCTACCTATGGGCCGCGGTGCTGTACCTGCTGATCGTCGAAGTGGTGCGGCGCAGCCTCAAGTACCTGGAAGGCCGCCTGGGCCGGCACCTGAACTGA